In Miscanthus floridulus cultivar M001 chromosome 8, ASM1932011v1, whole genome shotgun sequence, the sequence agggtttgtgttggtcactggcaaagacgcctaccAGGACTGGCTCTCGACCGGATGCTACTTTCGCaagcgtgtcggctgcttcgttgaggtgccttgggatgtgattgagttcgaggccatcgaatttgtcctccagccgtcggacttcttgatagtatgcctccatcttggtgttatggcagcatgactctttcatgtcctggttgatgactagctgagagtcgcccctgacgtcgaggcgtcggatgcccagctcgatggtgatTCATAGGCCATTGACGAGTGCTTCGTATTctacagtattgtttgatgaggggaaatggagccaaaccatgtacctcatgtggaccccgagcggagatacaaaaactagtcctgctccggtgcCCTTTTTCATtagtgatccgtcgaagtacattgtccagtactcttgatcgatgatcgCTGGTGCCATTTGGACCTCGATCCACTCcgtgatgaagtcagctagtacctgagatttgatcgctgttcagggggcataagaaatgccctgatccattagctcgagtgcccactttgtggttcttcccgtaACATCAtggctatggacgacctcgccaagggggaacaatgtcactactgtcatggggtgtgactcaaagtagtggcgtagcttccttttggtgatgaggacggtgtagaggagtttctgaatttgggagtagcgggttttggagtcagataacacctcactaatgaaatatatagggcactgcaccttgaaggtgtgcccctcttcctctcattctaccactaaggcagagctgaccacttgggtggtggccgatatataaaataggagggattctccattgcatggaggcactaggaccggaggtttagttaaaaatcgcttaaccatgtcaagcgcctcctgagcctcagctgtccactcgaagcggtcagatttcttcaggagttGATAAAGgtggagtcctcgttcgccgaggcgtgaaatgaattgaCTGAGGGCGGctaggcaccctgtgatccgctgaaccccctttatgttttgaatcgggcccatccttgtgatggctgatattttctccgggttggcttcgatgccacgctcagagatgatgaagctgagcagcatgcccctcgggaccccgaaaacacatttttcgggattgagtttgatgccgtttgcctggagtttcgcaaaggtttgctcaaggtcggcgacaaggtggtcagctcgtttggatttgactacgatgtcatcgacataggcctcaacggttcgcccgatgaggtctctgaagcaactgagcatacagcgctggtacgttgccccagcattctttagaccgaaaggcatcaaaatgtagcaaaatgatccgaagggggtgataaaagatgtcgcgagctggtcgaactctttcatcgtgatttggtggtaaccggagtatgcgtcaaggaagcagagggtttcgcaccctgaggtggaatcgactatttggtctattcgtggcaaaggaaatggatcctttggacacgctttgttgaggccggtataattgacacacattctccatttcctgctcttttttcacacaagaacaggatttgctaaccactctgggtggtatacttccttaatgaatcctgcggccagcagtttggctatctcctcgccgatggccctacgtttctccttgtcaaagcggcgtaggcgttgctttacCGGCTTAGAGCCcaggaggatctggagagtatgctcggtgacctccctcgggatgcctagcatatccgagggtttccatgcaaagatgtctttgttgtcacagaggaagtcgacaagcgtgctttcctatttggaggagagcgtggtcccgatatggacttttttgcccttggagctgctggggtccaagaggacctccctagaGCCTTCTGCTGATTCAAACGACCCAGTTGATTTCTTCACATCGGGTGCCTCTTCAATGACCTCTTCCCTGAGGGTGGTGAGTTATTCAGAGGCGATGACTGTGGATGCGTATCCGcaacattcgacctcgcactcgtaagcgcgctagaaggaggtgcctatggtgatgaccccgtaggggcccggcatcttcatcttaaggtacgtataattggggatggccatgaactttgcgtagcatggtcatcccagaatggcgtggaaagtccccgggaaccccactacatcaaaggtgagggtctcagttcggtaattggactgatccctaaaagtgatgggcaggtcgatctaccccaGTGGCATAGCTTGCCTACCAggtacgatgccatggaaaggtgctcggatggggcggaggttcgttcgatcgacgcccatctcgtcgagcgtcttggcgtacatgatgttgaggccgctacctccgtccatcagtactttcgtgagccgcttTGGTCCGACGATCGGAtcaacgacaagcgggtaccttctcggatgtgggacggcatccggatggtcggttcagtcaaaggttatggcggattccaaccaccggaggaaggctggtGTGGCTGGTCcggctgtatagacctcgcggtgcacgagcttctggcgacgcttggagtcatagaccgttgatcctccgaagatcatgagggcgccggtcggcattgggaaggagtcgtccttctcctctatcTCCTCTACATCGTctatggtgggaacaggctccttcccctgctcccctttgttaaggcccccggactagtatttgcgcatgaggccgcaatccttgtacaGATACTTGGCCAGGAAGGTGTGGTTTGGGCATgggccctcgagcattttctcgaagtgccctccacgggcttccggccacctttgcggtcagcagcggccatgagcgagttgtcacgccattgcttcttatttttccttttggcgggatggttggaggcgccttcgtcggcgtccttgtcccgcctcatctttccgTCAGAGCGATCAAAGacggctccgaccgcctcctctctagaggcttgactagtggcgatgtccaggagttccttggtagtccgcgggcccctatgtcctagcttgtggaccagggattcgcaggttgtcccggacagaaaggctcctattacatcggcgtcggcgatgttagggagctcgttgcactatcgagagaagcgccagatgtacccgcgaagggtttcatcgaccttctggcggcagttcttgaggtcccatgggtttccagggcgtctgtacgtgccctagaagttgcccacgaagatctctgttAGATCAGTCCAACTCTGAAtgacattggacggtaggtgttccagccatgctcgtgccgaattggccaagaatagtgggagattgcgaataatgaaatcgtcatcactcgcaccactggcctaacatgcaagccgatagtcttcgagccaaagcccgggatttgtttcgccagaatatttggggatgttggtaggcggtcgataccttagggggaacgcggcgttgaggacgtgccgaccgaaggcctgaggacctAGCAGGTcggggctcaggcttcggtccttgttgctgtcgtagcgtccaccacaTTGGGGATGGTAGCCATGGTGTGCTACTTCTCCATCGTCGCTGTGGGTGTGTTTCCGAGCATCGATGATGCTACGTACatcgcggccatggccgaggtgTTGACGTACTAGGACGGCGGAAGGTTGCCTGTCGCCTGGTGGTGTTTGGTGAATAGATGTGTCCCTGGTGGGACGCTCTGAGggtgtgcgctggctggtgtgGGTTCGCGTCGTtgggacaacgaactttccgcctgctgcgccgccgcacgctcgagcaacgtgcgaatttctcgacaGGCGcgacgatcctcggacgtcgtggcctctggaaggccatgtagcaaggcggttgctgcggcgatgttctggctggctcgggcaaagtgaggaagggtcccatcgtcagtgaggatcctttggtgtacggtgcgggctgtggcacgcgcgcgccccccgtctttgcgacgttcaatctcacgattgatgtccgCATACTCCCGGACAAGCCCTTGCTcgacctcatcgatctcttgctgatagGCCCTccgctgctccatccttaggcgagatggggcagtcgtctcttccccggatctgctgtcaAGGTTGTTTggaggggtgacctcttccctaggacactttcgacgtgaccctcgggggtctacgtcatgaagcattcccaggaagggtggtggctccccctactagaatctgagctggagaacgatcctggttcctcattgaggagcccgtaaAGGGTCTCCATATCATACtcaatcacccccatgaactcgatgtccGCGGGTGACTGAACCACATGTAGTGCTAGAGGGTGGCcaacggtcgccgcagcgttgcggagaccaaacggaaACACTGTCGGGGCACTCCGTATGGGACCTTCTGGACACAGAGTGACGTTGTGCGTGacctcccttgatgactggggtctaagggagttgcccggtgggccctcaagcctaagacagctgaggtcgatggaagggagagacgagGCAGCTGTGTGAGtgagcgccagctctcctcctagtgtgatgatgaaatctaggtcgttgaaacacacgtgtgcgcccggggcctagttgattgcgtgggtggccatccgaggccttttcTAGAACGCGCAaagctcccctacctggcgcgccaactattggtgtttcgtacgagcaccggcaaataaatttatagtaatgcgcattaggctcagatggtgcgctaaaggacacaagatttatactgattcaggccgaatgtccctacgtctagtttattgctgctcatgttattagcaccatgaacggtctgtagtaaggggtacaaatgatcgagagagggactggtcccaagtctctgatagaagggttgaaaggagatcaagagcttcgtagcagcttgactgtatgTAGGTGTCTCTTCTTGTTTGGTCCAAAGTCCCCTCCCttatgggagaagcgcatccccttttatagatgaaggggctggctttacaagaatgagggctttacctaatcttgtggctcacgtctacccaacctccttcttcattctgatgaaggaagataagtgcctacaatactgtcgatgtctctgtagaatgtcaggttgattatagaacgctgccctgcgcagggtatgggctgtagtacagtggttttgacttattagcctctcctagccttgctccgcacgccttctggttcttgtgagtcttcgtcggagggacgaggggtcgggatcCGGCGTAATGccatggtcaaggccttctgacttggcggacctgaggggttaGGAAGCGGGCGTCGCTCCCTCGGGTCTATAGCGTGGTGACGAAAAATCCATCGTTCggggagatagcaaatccttttctagagcatagcggttgtcgtatatcttcgttgggttctgtGTCCTAGGGCTAAAggcagcgcctacaactctacagggcgaggagcacacacctgtacaacctttcgggctctacggcacccggaagggtctaaagcacctatcccgtcatcccctagcagtacttttcctgccagggcgcagggtatggtccttggtgccatggttgacccaaatgtcttgtcttaccctgtacctatcatcttgagggaatggggagaagttgtcaggtaagatgaatccagtctttagatatggagcagggtgaggctcgttccttgtcGTCGGGCGAAACGAAGACCAATACCTATCTCTTGGGCAAGactgaccctgcccctccggggtcgggcgaagcagaatctatccctcagccctcgggcgagaccaagcccgccctaaaggcgtcggacgagacggagattagccctgagccctcgggcgaggcagagccaccccaaaggcatcgggcgagacggagtctatccctcggccctcgggcgagaccgagcctaccccaaaggtgtcgggcgagacggagactaaccctgagccctcgggccaggcagagctatctcaaaaggtgtcgggcgaggcggaaccaaactcctatcattcgaacaagggatgaaacggcgctcttatgcgtctagaagtttttcacgttcggtggttgttggttccaccttctaggataccctggtattaggtccccgacacttcTCATTGaacctttgccactaactacaatcagctgggtgtgtaattttatcatcatccaccttgcactcatcatcccaccatgtgatgagtgcggcttctttagggtttaggaagatacgtctcaagcgatcGGTCATTGGcaagtaccacattaccaaggcaggaattcttctctgctttgcattgttgcctaatggagtgtcctctggggctgagattcttgtaccaccttttttgtacccttcttattcctctttttttgtggaggcttcgtccccaccgtaaaggtcattgttcttgtaccagctggccccacaccggagatatttatccagtgacttgaatgtttcgccacaaaaaaaatagtggttggggcatgcatggattttttcaatctccattgtcaatggacttatgaccttcttcacttggtatgtgttggcgagaactgagtttggttgtggcagcactcatgacaggagatgtaatagatcattgaaactacagtctgaccagccgtacttagccttcaggatgagtagctcaagcacaaaacatagcgatgtccaatgtgtcggatagcccttttcaacaccatacacagtctccttcgatgcttttattACCCTTtttaaattttctagacctttcgggctatttagtaaaatctttggtctaagagctcgaatcatgtcctccaaatcatcttcatccccgacacgtgctccaccatcattattggcaccaccttcgtcgttatcatcccaaccactagcatcaccaccttgttcattgccaaacttcgaatccattcgtgcatcaagctctactaaatattgggacagggattctatagtttcgtcgtcgtattcctcctcattctcatcgttaacaataaccgtttcaccatgatgaatccacactgtgtagtcctctacaaatcctcgcataatcaaatgtgatctgatgatagtcacatctgtccatgccatacggttcttgcaatctttatagggacaaataattgtatccttattctctgtcaatgtcgttgcatgcttctttgcggcctcaataaatttatccacctcttcacgaaaacctaccttgaaccttaacgaaccatacatcctagagttcatgtactccatcttttacaacaacaacaaaacaaacataaagaactacttattcagatatatataaaaatgaatcaaattaataattacttgagaataattatatatacttcagatatatatgaatataaatcaaatataattacataaagcatacaaacacaccatggtagaagaaaattaattaatggaccatttatccataaataattaaaatacatatttgtttattacaataaacaatttcaaagacaacaattagcaacaaatatattttacccaatatctttcatgcaaaccctagtctaatttcatcaaacacaaatttacaaaaccgaaattaataaaaaaacgaaaccctagatctagatctacatgcacatgaaacatccataaaactaactaattgttcactaaaatcaagaaacatgggctAAATATGGGTATGATCttattcccctccctaatttaccctagtacattcaaaacttgggtctaatttgcttcataagtagcttaagcaccatagaagagagagaaaaacaaaactctaattactcactaaccaactatTAAAACTTCGAAAAAAGTGTGAAATATCATTTTCTTACCGTTTACAACCTCTCCACTagaggatttgagatcaaaacctccctccttagtagagcaatttttggaaggtgcccaaaacctccccacctttctttcacaggttggagtgagtgacccggggagaaagaaggtgctgcagtttgctttatatgtgggtcatttgtaggggcggctgatgatagagccgcctctacaaatcggaggtatttatacgcgggcatttgtagaggcgactcaatcaccaaccgcccttATGAATAGCAATACTGGGGgcagctggtgagtgagccggccctacaaatccgacccatttgtaggggcggcttgtataACCAGCTgccccctgctgttccatttgtagggacggctggtctcTGGGCTTCCGAGCACATCACTGTAGGGACAGatccatcaccagccacccctataaaaaATTTATTCCGTTGTTACAAACCGCGTTTTTTACGTAGCGGCAGCCGGGTGTATGTTGTATTCTCGAGAAAGAGGAGTAGCAAACTTTATTTTAAGTTAACAGAAATATCTCACGCTCATTAAAGGCCGCTGCGTGTGTTTTTTTTATTCCGGAAAATAAAGAGAAACAGTGCGGATGCGGCGTTGTGCCGGTACTGCTTGATAATATGAAACCTTCCGGTTGCATTGCAACCATCGAATCTAGTTAGTATTCTAGGTCGTCAAGCCATGCCCCACCCGGCCATGGTGCCCCAACAGGAGCGGCATCAAGCGAGACGGCACGGCCCCCTTCCTTGTCTACCGTGGGCACCATCCCGGATTAGCTTCATTTCTGGGGCTCTCTCGGCCGGATTATTATTAGCTTCAAACACAACCATCCCGCcggtgtttatttatttattggttAATGTTTATGTATGTATACATGCCCGGGCCTCGTATACTTTCTTCATGCATGCGGCTCAACTCAACGGGAGAGCAGTCTAGAGTATGCATGGATGCGACTAGCCTGCAGCTGCCGATCGAGTCTGGGGCGGGTCCGACAACGCTGTACCTGACCTGTGTACCCTTCCAGAGAATTCCCTCTGCTGCTGCCGTGCCTGTACGATGTACACGCACGTTGAGCGTTCACTCTTCAACCCGGCCTTGTACTGTCAGGTGATGTTTAAATTCAGGCGTTAAAGTACATGGTGTCATGTTGGAGGTAGTGTTTCGAtagtaaaaaaataaattatagaagttcTTAGGAAtctgtgagacgaatttattaagtctaattaatttatcattaacatatgtttactgtagtaccatattatcaaatcatggactaattaggcttaaaaatttcgtcTCACAAATTATTCGCAatatgtgtaattaattatttttaatctatatttaatactctatgcatgtgtcccaACATCCAATGTGATATATACTAAACTTTAAGCTTTAAGGGAAGAAATTAAACtggttttattaaaaaaaatccgGTCCCGTACTACTCGTTGATAGTAAATTAATAGAGTGTCCGCATCGCCATGCACGCCCGGTGCCAGTGACAGGCCTCCTGCTGCTGGTCGATCGCGCGCTGGCCCAGTCAAAACACGCGCTGCGTACGTCGCGTCTACCGCCTCCAAGTGTCGGCCTGCGCCGGCGCGCCTCGACTATCCACCCTACCATTAGTAGCAGCTTAGTTAAACAAACGCCTAATAACACTGGAGATTCGGCCGGACCCATATGCAGATTAATTTAAGCTTGCTCGCCACGAGCCCACGAGGGAGCGTGCCCAGCTGCGTCGTGCGTGTACGACTGTACGAGAACGGCCGGTGCAGACATGCCCGAGGCGCGCGGCCTTAACCTGCAGCCAGCCAAGCCAAGCCACCGCGTCGATCGCGCGCCACCACTGCTATATAAACAGCACGGTCGCACAGGCAGACAAGCACAGCACACAGCTAGGAGCTAGCTAGCCCACCATCAGCAAGAGTTCCGCGTGCCTGCAGTCCACGCGCGGCTCCAGCCACAGCTAGCTACGACTAGTTTGCTCCATCGACCAGGAGCCAGAAGCCAGCCAGCCATGCCGGCCTTGGCGGGGAGCGAAGCGGAACCGCCGCTGGCAGATAGCTACTACGCGCTgctccgccgccgcggcggcggcaatgATGAAGCAGGCGCCTACGCGACGTCGACAGCGCCTTCAGACAACGTGCCCGTGGCGGAGTGCGAGCTCCCGATGATCGACGTCGGGTGCCTGACGAGCGACGACGGCTGCTCCTCGGAGGCGGAGCGCGCGGCGTGCACGGCCGCCATCGCGCGCGCCGCCGAGGAGTGGGGCTTCTTCCAGGTGCGCAACCACGGCGTGTCGCAGGCGCTCCTGGACGCGATGCGGCGGGAGCAGGCGCGCCTGTTCCGCCTGCCGTTCGAGGCCAAGGCCACGGCCGGCCTGCTCAACGACTCCTACCGCTGGGGCACCCCGACCGCGACGTCCCCGCAGCAGCTGTCCTGGTCCGAGGCCTTCCACGTCCCGCTCGCCGGTGTCTCCGGGTCCGACGCCGGCGGCACTTGCAACTTCGGCGAACTCACCACCCTCAGGTTCGTATACGTGCGCAGTATCACTTCTGTTAAGTGTGAACGTCTCCCCAATTAGCTATACTACAAGTACCGTGCTTTTTTTCATTTTTGTgcctagttttttttttgaacgaacGAGCTTAGTCGTACAGCGCTCGACATGTGTCTACCTATCTCGTAGTGCAAGTTGAACTAGTTCTGCCCAGCATTCTGGTTAATTTCTGGACTGATAAGatcggctgatgctggtttgttgtaaaagaaaaatactatacccAGGGGCAGATTTGGACCCCGGGCTGCAGCCCAGGGCGAGACCCATGAGCAGTGGGGAATTGCTTTATAAAAACGACATAAAAAGGCCCACCctgaggaggcgaggaggagaaAGGCCAGCAGGCCGTCGCAGCAGTTAGTCCGGGGCGGAGCCTgtttctggatccgccactgactataccatgacttataagctctCACTGAAACCAATATGCGAACAGACTGATTTTCTCAAGTACCAGGAATAATATCTATACTATAGAAAAAGCTTTCCTATCATCCTAGAGGGACTGATGACTGGTAATTAAAAAAATACTTATATATGATTCGATAGGGTTGCATGACTACGACGCTGATTAGCTAGTGCGGCGGAATAAGGACTAGTAGTAGTAGCTGCGACGACGTAATTTGGCCGGGAAAAGGATGGGCGCTTGGATTTACGGCGGTTAATAAGCTGGCTAGGCACCATCATCCTCCAAAGTGTGTAGTGCCTGCTGGTGGGCTGCAACTGTATAACTCACGTCTGTCTGATGTCCATCAGTGGATACTCATGCAAAGTTAGTCGTTGACCATGATGAGTAGTACAAATTCATGattgatttactatgaattttttaCGGCTAGCAACAATTAGGTTATTATATAATATAAGTGTGCATGTGTCCTATCAGTGGTCCTCTCTCATGGGTTTAGTAAAAAATTTGGTGATCTGGTGATCACGCAATCAATCAAGTTAATGAAACATCAGTGGATTTCTTTTCGCCCATATTCCTGTCTTATTTTTCTATTCTTTCTATAGAGTATATAAGAAATTTGATATTCCAATAATAATTGGCCGGGCTCGCTCGAAGCATTGAATCTTGTTAGTACTAGTTGCATATTATATAGATAGCAATAAAATATAGGGGGGGATTATTAAGGTATTCAGGTCGGCACAacaatatattatattatattatatatatatatatatatatatatatatatatatatatatatatatatatatatatatatatatatatatatatatagagagagagagagagagagagagagagagagagagagagaggttacACACAGTTGTTATATCATATCATATAGGCCGGAGTAATAAGTAAGTAAAGCCACCAGGAGCAGGAGTGTCATCATGATCGTGCCGACGTCGCTGTATGCAGGGATGTGACTCGGGAGGTGGCGGGCGCGATGTCAAAGCTGGCCGGCACGCTGGCGCGCGTCCTGGCGGAGGCCGTCCTGGGGCGGGGGTGGCACGCGGCTGGCGAGCGCTTCCCGGAGGGGTGCGACGAGACGACGTGCTTCCTGCGGCTGAACCGGTACCCGCCGTGCCCCATCTCCGCCGACGCCTTCGGCCTGGTCCCGCACACGGACAGCGACTTCCTCACCGTGCTCTGCCAGGACCAGCAGGTCGGCGGCCTGCAGCTCATGAAGGGGGCCAGGTGGGTGGCCGTCAAGCCAATCCCCGGCGCCCTCATcgtcaacatcggggacctcttCCAGGTACGTTGTTACGCGCATCATTTTGCACGTTGCAGTTGCTGTGTTTATTTGCCGATCCATCGGTCGGTCGGTCGTCGTCCTAGCTAAGCTACCTACTGGTTACTGTACTACGTACTAGCAGCAAATTAAAGCCcacatcgatcgatcgatcgtttTCTGCACGAGAAGAAACATCTATCATTCACAAGCTGTGTCTTCATTCGTGCAAGTAGAGTCTAGTATATGATGAACATATATATTCCGATTCCAACTCTCTTCAAAAGTGGGGCTTGCTGTCCCGTACGTCCTCGGACACGCACAGCGCGTCGCGCAAGGCCGGAACGCTGTTCATGACGGTACTGCATGCACATGTACTGCTGCttttcggcaaaaaaaaaaaaaaccgtacTGCTGTTCCGCCGATAGTTGGAGCCTTCGAGGGACAGGAACCTCACCTGTCCATGCATGATACTACGCACTCACATCTCGCCACATGGTGTATTGCAGCTTTTGCGAGGGAACCAATGGGAGCTCTCGATCACGCTAGTACAGCTACTATATGGAGTACTATAAAGTGATCGCCATTATCCAAAAAGAGAGATTATATAGTCCTAACTTACCTACAATGTAGCAGTAGTTAGTAGGATCATCAgcatcattcatgcatatgcaaattATGCATTGTTTTACCCCCAATGTACGGTGGCTTCCTCTTAGTTTTTGGTGTGTGGTTGCATTTTCAAGGCGTGGAGCAACAACAGATACAAGAGCGTGGAGCACAAAGTGATGACGAACGCCAAGACGGAGCGCTACTCCGTTGCCTACTTTCTCTGCCCGTCCTACGACTCGCCGATCGGCACGTGCGAAGAGCCTTCTCTTTACAGGACATTCACCTTCGGAGAGTACAGGCGAAAGGTGCAAGAAGATGTCAAGAGAACCGGGAAGAAGGTCGGCCTCCCTAATTTTCTCGTGTAATGCATGCGTGTGTGGTCTACATACGCTTCACTGTCTCATATCgtcacttcactgccggttcaaccCCCGGCCTCCACCGCTAGATTTTGAACCGGTACAAGAATGATATTGAGTTTAAACAGGCAGTTATATATTGAGTTTTTGGACCATGTCAACGCATGTTCCTTTGTGTATACCTGCAGCTGGAGTGTGTACAATGGAGAGTGCAATAGTGCTGTGTGATATTGGTATAGACATTAATAAGTACTAATTTGTA encodes:
- the LOC136474291 gene encoding gibberellin 2-beta-dioxygenase 6-like → MPALAGSEAEPPLADSYYALLRRRGGGNDEAGAYATSTAPSDNVPVAECELPMIDVGCLTSDDGCSSEAERAACTAAIARAAEEWGFFQVRNHGVSQALLDAMRREQARLFRLPFEAKATAGLLNDSYRWGTPTATSPQQLSWSEAFHVPLAGVSGSDAGGTCNFGELTTLRDVTREVAGAMSKLAGTLARVLAEAVLGRGWHAAGERFPEGCDETTCFLRLNRYPPCPISADAFGLVPHTDSDFLTVLCQDQQVGGLQLMKGARWVAVKPIPGALIVNIGDLFQAWSNNRYKSVEHKVMTNAKTERYSVAYFLCPSYDSPIGTCEEPSLYRTFTFGEYRRKVQEDVKRTGKKVGLPNFLV